From a single Planctellipticum variicoloris genomic region:
- a CDS encoding TetR/AcrR family transcriptional regulator, giving the protein MTPSPRIRDPEAVRTAVLDAALELFARHGFADTSLREISRKSGVSHPLILHHFGSKEALYSAVKRRVVEGYAQRFPAAARAINRPINLRAEMKRVLTYVGENELALKLCARTRVDDDYQVWPGEPDLFNLIQQRITVAQQKGLVRQDLDAQQLSVMILGIVFFWLDNRQHFAQRFGKPIDDDAFLDTAVKMIEDGLRPRATTDAGPDNEQAAIA; this is encoded by the coding sequence ATGACGCCGTCCCCTCGTATTCGAGATCCCGAAGCCGTTCGCACCGCGGTGCTGGATGCCGCTCTGGAGCTGTTCGCCCGTCACGGATTTGCCGACACGTCGCTCCGGGAGATTTCACGCAAGTCGGGCGTCTCTCACCCGTTGATTCTGCACCACTTCGGCAGCAAGGAGGCTCTTTACTCGGCCGTCAAACGCCGGGTGGTCGAAGGCTACGCTCAGCGTTTCCCCGCGGCGGCCAGGGCCATCAACCGGCCGATCAATCTCCGCGCCGAAATGAAACGCGTGCTGACCTATGTCGGCGAGAACGAACTGGCGCTGAAACTTTGCGCCAGAACGCGCGTGGATGACGACTACCAGGTGTGGCCGGGCGAGCCGGATCTCTTCAATCTGATCCAGCAGCGAATCACCGTCGCCCAGCAGAAAGGTCTGGTTCGCCAGGATCTCGACGCACAGCAACTCAGCGTGATGATTCTCGGCATTGTCTTTTTCTGGCTCGATAATCGCCAGCACTTCGCGCAGAGGTTTGGCAAGCCGATCGACGACGACGCCTTTCTGGATACCGCCGTCAAAATGATTGAGGACGGCCTTCGGCCGCGGGCGACGACTGACGCCGGGCCGGATAACGAGCAAGCTGCGATCGCTTGA
- a CDS encoding efflux RND transporter periplasmic adaptor subunit: MGIRLSGLPLVLAVAVVGCGKPNAYVPPPPPEVTVATPVQRTVTEYLEFTGLTQPMETVEIRARVKGFLKERHFVDGAEVKQGQLLLVIDEETFQIQLDASRTRLQEAQAALKQATVSKAREVARAQVNLSESQIQLARQEEQRVRSLFQRQIATEAEMDQAVSSLKSREAELESAKANLDQAVATYETSILACRAQVETAAIAVRNAELDLSYCRMTAPIDGRISRINVDIGNLVGDGESSVLATIVKMDPIYAYATISEADVLRTPALTQFESNTGGPATTPVPVELGLATDDDFPVAGQIDYSDPGLDAGTGTLRTRGVFPNADRSLLPGMFVRMRVPVAERRNAILVPERALGTDQSGQYLLVVASDGKVQYRPVRIGVSVDEMRVVEGQIALEDQVIVEGLLRARPGATVTPKLETPTIPVAATTAVSGRR, encoded by the coding sequence GTGGGGATCAGATTGAGCGGACTGCCGCTAGTGCTGGCGGTGGCGGTCGTCGGCTGCGGAAAACCCAACGCCTATGTTCCGCCCCCCCCGCCGGAAGTGACCGTCGCCACCCCGGTCCAACGCACGGTGACGGAGTATCTGGAGTTCACAGGCCTGACGCAGCCGATGGAGACCGTCGAGATTCGCGCCCGTGTCAAAGGCTTTCTCAAAGAACGGCACTTCGTCGATGGAGCCGAAGTCAAGCAGGGGCAACTGCTGCTGGTGATCGACGAAGAGACCTTTCAGATTCAGCTCGACGCGTCCAGAACTCGGCTCCAGGAGGCCCAGGCGGCGCTGAAACAGGCGACCGTTTCCAAGGCCCGGGAGGTCGCCCGAGCCCAGGTCAATCTGAGCGAATCGCAGATCCAGCTTGCCCGACAGGAGGAGCAGCGGGTTCGCAGCCTGTTCCAGCGGCAGATTGCGACCGAGGCCGAAATGGATCAGGCCGTGTCCAGCCTGAAATCCCGCGAAGCGGAGCTTGAGTCGGCGAAAGCCAATCTGGATCAGGCCGTCGCAACCTACGAAACGTCCATCCTCGCCTGCCGCGCACAGGTGGAGACCGCCGCCATCGCCGTTCGAAACGCCGAACTCGATCTCAGCTACTGCCGCATGACCGCGCCCATCGACGGTCGGATCAGCCGGATCAACGTCGACATCGGCAACCTCGTCGGCGACGGCGAATCCTCCGTGCTGGCTACGATTGTCAAAATGGATCCCATCTACGCCTATGCGACGATCAGTGAAGCCGATGTCCTGCGAACCCCGGCCCTGACGCAGTTTGAGTCAAACACCGGCGGGCCGGCCACGACGCCTGTTCCCGTGGAACTGGGCCTGGCCACCGACGATGATTTTCCCGTCGCGGGGCAGATCGACTACTCCGACCCGGGACTCGACGCCGGGACGGGGACGCTCCGGACCCGCGGCGTCTTTCCCAACGCTGACCGGTCGCTGCTGCCGGGAATGTTTGTCCGGATGCGGGTTCCTGTCGCCGAGCGGAGGAACGCAATTCTCGTCCCCGAAAGGGCGCTCGGCACCGATCAGTCCGGTCAGTATTTGCTGGTGGTCGCCTCGGACGGCAAAGTTCAGTATCGACCTGTGCGGATCGGCGTTTCCGTCGATGAAATGCGGGTTGTCGAAGGCCAGATCGCGCTTGAGGATCAGGTGATCGTCGAAGGCCTGCTGCGCGCCAGACCGGGAGCGACGGTGACACCCAAACTGGAAACGCCGACCATCCCGGTCGCGGCGACGACTGCTGTTTCCGGTCGGCGCTGA
- a CDS encoding DUF1549 and DUF1553 domain-containing protein, which yields MRWSRQVLPLLIVAAFGPELLAAPPKGLGDPGTLTGLRIEPNLEGKGVLVRGRDARQQLFVTGIYSSGQFRDHTRSVQYAVEPADLVEIDSTGHLFPRKDGKGVIRAIGSGVAAELPLEVTGIAQDVPINFKNQVVPIFTKLACNSGGCHGKASGQNGFKLSLLGFYPEDDYEFLVKEGRGRRLFPPSPGESLLLMKAVGQAPHGGGKRMDPDSYEYRLIHRWIEQGMPYGLEKDPVVVGIRCLPESRVMDRGAEQQVTVVAMYSDGSTEDVTRMALYEPNDPEMGEVSLTGLVKTHDLAGEVAIMARYQGQVSTFRSTVPLGAEILNRPPVKNFIDEAVFGKLDVLGIPPSPVSDDATFLRRVSVDLTGTLPTESDVAKFLADSAPDKRAKLIDRLLDSPEYADYFANKWSMVLRNKRRGNDALSPTYAFHQWIRSSLYENKPYDEFVREILTASGSPEDNPPVTWYREVDQTNEQVEDVAQLFLGLRIQCARCHHHPFEKWSQDDYYGLSAFFSRVGKKNMVGGNPQFRDKRVFHNDAAGPALARNERSGKMLSPTGLGAPTLALSADQDPRVHLADWMSAPENPFFAKALVNRYWKHFFSRGIVEPEDDMRETNPPANPALLDGLAKHFVDSKFDLKQLVREICNSSTYQLSALPNEYNLKDKQNFSRYYPKRLTAETLYDGFHRVTATTQAYGGLPAGTRASQLPDPTVGPYFLKVFGQPQADTACECERSQEANLAQSLHLLNSAEVQTKISAANGRADLLAKDKDRKDEDKLRELYRWVYAREPDAEELRVGLAHVEKHKENPKVAYEDITWALINTKEFLFNH from the coding sequence ATGCGTTGGAGTCGCCAGGTACTGCCGTTGCTGATCGTTGCCGCATTCGGCCCGGAACTGCTCGCCGCCCCGCCAAAAGGTCTCGGTGATCCCGGGACGCTCACGGGACTGCGGATTGAGCCGAATCTGGAAGGAAAAGGTGTCCTCGTCCGCGGACGGGACGCCCGGCAGCAGCTCTTCGTTACGGGAATTTACTCGTCGGGCCAGTTCCGAGACCACACCCGCAGCGTGCAGTACGCCGTTGAGCCTGCCGATCTGGTTGAGATCGACTCAACGGGACACCTCTTTCCCCGGAAAGACGGAAAGGGAGTGATTCGCGCGATTGGCAGCGGAGTGGCCGCCGAGCTGCCGCTGGAAGTGACCGGAATCGCCCAGGACGTCCCGATCAATTTCAAGAATCAGGTCGTCCCAATTTTCACCAAGCTCGCCTGCAACAGCGGCGGATGCCACGGTAAAGCCAGCGGCCAGAACGGCTTCAAGCTCTCTCTGCTCGGGTTCTATCCGGAAGACGATTACGAGTTTCTGGTAAAAGAGGGGCGCGGTCGTCGACTGTTTCCCCCGTCCCCCGGCGAAAGCCTGTTGCTGATGAAGGCCGTCGGACAGGCCCCGCACGGCGGCGGCAAGCGAATGGATCCGGACAGCTATGAATACCGGCTGATTCACCGCTGGATTGAGCAGGGCATGCCCTACGGACTGGAGAAAGATCCAGTCGTTGTCGGCATCCGCTGCCTTCCGGAGAGTCGCGTCATGGACCGGGGAGCCGAGCAGCAGGTGACAGTCGTCGCCATGTACAGCGACGGTTCGACGGAAGACGTGACGCGCATGGCGCTCTACGAGCCCAACGATCCCGAAATGGGGGAAGTCAGCCTGACCGGTCTGGTGAAGACGCACGATCTTGCGGGCGAAGTGGCGATCATGGCCCGCTATCAGGGTCAAGTTTCGACGTTCCGATCCACCGTCCCGCTGGGGGCTGAGATCCTGAACCGGCCGCCTGTGAAGAACTTCATCGACGAGGCGGTGTTCGGCAAGCTCGATGTTCTCGGCATTCCGCCGTCCCCGGTCAGCGACGACGCGACGTTCCTTCGTCGCGTGTCGGTCGACCTGACTGGAACACTGCCGACCGAAAGCGACGTCGCGAAATTCCTGGCGGACAGCGCTCCGGACAAACGGGCAAAGCTGATCGACAGGCTGCTCGACAGTCCGGAATACGCAGACTACTTTGCCAACAAATGGAGCATGGTGCTGCGGAACAAGCGCCGGGGTAATGACGCGCTGTCGCCGACATATGCATTCCACCAGTGGATCCGGTCCAGCCTGTACGAAAACAAGCCGTACGACGAGTTCGTCCGGGAGATCCTGACGGCCTCGGGCAGTCCGGAGGACAATCCCCCTGTGACCTGGTATCGGGAAGTCGACCAGACCAACGAGCAGGTCGAGGACGTGGCGCAGCTCTTCCTGGGACTGCGGATTCAGTGCGCCCGTTGCCACCACCACCCCTTCGAGAAGTGGAGTCAGGACGACTACTACGGACTGTCGGCCTTCTTCAGCCGAGTCGGCAAGAAGAATATGGTCGGGGGCAACCCGCAGTTCCGTGACAAGCGAGTATTCCACAACGATGCCGCAGGACCTGCGTTGGCGCGTAATGAACGATCCGGAAAAATGCTCTCGCCAACGGGCCTCGGCGCCCCGACTCTGGCGCTGAGTGCCGATCAGGATCCCCGCGTCCATCTGGCGGACTGGATGTCCGCTCCGGAAAATCCGTTCTTTGCGAAGGCGCTGGTCAATCGGTATTGGAAGCACTTCTTCAGCCGGGGCATCGTGGAGCCCGAAGACGACATGCGCGAGACGAACCCGCCGGCCAACCCGGCCCTGCTCGACGGTCTGGCGAAGCACTTTGTCGATTCGAAATTCGATCTCAAGCAGCTCGTCCGGGAAATCTGCAACTCCAGCACCTATCAACTCAGTGCTCTGCCAAACGAGTATAACCTGAAGGACAAGCAGAATTTCTCGCGGTACTACCCGAAGCGGCTGACGGCCGAGACGCTCTACGACGGCTTCCACCGCGTGACGGCTACGACCCAGGCCTACGGCGGCCTGCCGGCCGGGACTCGAGCGTCACAGCTTCCCGATCCGACCGTTGGTCCGTACTTCCTGAAAGTCTTCGGACAGCCGCAGGCGGACACCGCGTGCGAGTGCGAGCGATCGCAGGAAGCCAACCTGGCGCAAAGCCTGCACCTGCTCAACAGCGCCGAGGTCCAGACGAAGATCTCAGCCGCGAACGGACGGGCTGATCTCCTCGCGAAGGACAAGGACCGAAAAGACGAAGACAAGCTCCGCGAGCTCTATCGCTGGGTCTACGCCCGCGAACCGGACGCCGAAGAGCTGCGAGTGGGCCTCGCGCACGTGGAAAAGCACAAAGAGAACCCGAAGGTCGCCTACGAGGACATCACGTGGGCGCTGATTAATACGAAGGAGTTTCTGTTCAATCATTGA
- a CDS encoding aminotransferase class V-fold PLP-dependent enzyme, translated as MQQAACAYLAIPNQSPHMLARALSDADGICVRSGFHCAQPLHECTGFPATLRLSFYAYNQPEEIDVFCSAFERLLAASPR; from the coding sequence ATACAGCAAGCGGCCTGTGCCTACCTCGCGATTCCCAATCAGTCGCCGCATATGCTCGCCCGGGCCCTGAGCGATGCAGATGGCATCTGCGTTCGATCGGGATTTCATTGCGCCCAGCCGCTGCACGAGTGCACGGGCTTTCCGGCGACGCTGAGGCTGTCGTTCTACGCCTATAACCAGCCCGAAGAGATCGACGTCTTCTGCAGCGCCTTCGAACGCCTGCTCGCCGCCAGCCCGCGCTGA
- a CDS encoding sensor histidine kinase, which produces MSVDLWSLFVPPALREIPDRFREARRIILFDVALLFWVPIYAVIFWGFGARYSALNTLLTGLLLLSNLVVFRLIGNISLGRHAFIGIAFYVYFTLSYLGGGTNSPAMSWFATIPLIAINLSGLRASLCWSAASIAACAILYLGGIPGVPLVDETTPESLKFLQASGLAGLVLCVLSFSLLFHRFEQNARKVLDEALIQARAADVVKNQFLANMSHELRTPMTAILGYAEMLQDEDRDDDLVEHAAGTILRNGRHLLEIVNEILDLSKIEAGKLSVELIPVSPTLAAEEVVSLLRGRACERNLELTLTTADDLPDAILSDPTRLRQILINLVGNAIKFTESGGVRVTIRSERAEPERLRLIYEVDDSGIGLTSEQIARLFEPFGQADSSMTRRFGGTGLGLAISQRLAELLGGRITVASLPGKGSTFSLNINVARLRPAEAGPASARQPASGA; this is translated from the coding sequence ATGTCCGTTGACCTCTGGTCACTCTTTGTTCCTCCCGCGCTGCGCGAGATTCCGGATCGCTTCCGCGAGGCGCGGCGCATCATTCTGTTCGACGTGGCCCTCCTGTTCTGGGTCCCGATCTACGCGGTCATCTTCTGGGGCTTCGGAGCCCGCTATTCCGCGCTGAACACCCTGTTGACGGGGCTGTTGCTGCTGTCGAACCTGGTGGTCTTCCGGCTGATCGGCAATATCAGCCTGGGACGGCATGCGTTCATCGGTATTGCTTTCTACGTCTATTTTACGCTCTCTTACCTGGGGGGCGGCACCAACTCGCCGGCGATGTCCTGGTTCGCGACAATCCCCTTGATCGCGATCAACCTGTCGGGACTGCGCGCCAGCCTCTGCTGGTCTGCCGCCAGCATTGCCGCGTGCGCAATTCTCTACCTCGGGGGAATCCCCGGAGTTCCCCTCGTCGACGAAACGACCCCCGAGAGTCTGAAATTTCTCCAGGCGTCAGGATTAGCCGGTCTCGTCCTGTGCGTTCTGAGCTTCTCGCTGCTGTTCCATCGGTTCGAGCAGAACGCGAGAAAAGTGCTCGACGAAGCGCTGATTCAGGCGCGGGCTGCAGATGTCGTGAAGAATCAATTTCTGGCCAATATGAGCCACGAACTGCGGACGCCGATGACTGCGATCCTCGGTTATGCCGAGATGCTGCAGGACGAAGACCGCGACGATGACCTCGTCGAGCACGCGGCGGGCACGATCCTGCGCAACGGCCGGCATCTGCTGGAGATCGTGAACGAGATTCTCGATCTGTCCAAGATTGAAGCGGGAAAGCTCTCCGTCGAATTGATCCCGGTTTCGCCGACTTTGGCCGCGGAGGAGGTGGTTTCCCTGTTGCGCGGACGGGCCTGCGAGCGGAATCTGGAACTGACGCTGACGACCGCGGATGATCTCCCCGACGCGATTCTGTCCGATCCGACACGACTGCGGCAGATTCTGATCAACCTGGTCGGGAACGCGATCAAGTTCACCGAGTCGGGGGGCGTCAGAGTCACGATTCGCTCGGAACGGGCTGAGCCGGAACGACTTCGACTGATCTATGAGGTTGACGACTCCGGCATCGGACTGACGTCCGAGCAGATCGCTCGACTCTTCGAACCTTTTGGTCAGGCCGACTCCTCAATGACGCGACGTTTCGGAGGCACCGGCCTCGGATTGGCCATCAGTCAGCGTCTCGCCGAACTTCTCGGCGGAAGAATTACGGTCGCCAGCCTCCCCGGAAAAGGCTCAACATTTTCGCTGAACATCAACGTGGCCCGGCTACGGCCTGCAGAAGCAGGTCCGGCATCCGCAAGACAGCCGGCGTCGGGGGCCTGA
- a CDS encoding efflux RND transporter permease subunit, whose translation MISNFFIERPIFANVIAIVTMLVGIVSLQALPIEQYPEITPPTVQVAAVYPGANAEVLSDTVAGPIEQEINGVEDMLYMSSTCSSNGSYTLTVTFEVGTDLDEAQVLVQNRVAVAMPRLPQEVQRQGVTTKKQSTNITLVASLISPDGRYDDLYLSNFATLRVKDALTRVEGVGDVQVIGGGTYGMRIWVNPDAMKARNLTMEDVLAAIREQNVQVAAGQVGQAPTPREQGFQFNVSVQGRLSDPAQFGDIIIKTVSDDRSGMRVTRVKDVARVELGAQTYDQWCEIAGQPAASLLVYQLPGANALQVAENVKHAMHELERNFPEGIEAIIPFDTTIFVEESIYEVYKTLLEAGVLVLIVILVFLQDWRATLIPATTVPVTIIGAFAAMAALGFSINMLTLFGLVLAIGIVVDDAIVIVENAVHHIDHGGLDPKRATIKAMGEVIGPVMGITLVLMAVFLPTAFLGGITGQLYRQFALTIAATAVISALNAVTLKPAQCAVYLRPTPTRKNFFYRGFNRVYGWFEGIYTAIVTVAVRQTALVMVLFLGLVGLTGWWFVKLPTGFVPTEDQGYAIVAIQLPDAASQERTREVTRRVNAILKETPGVRSWFLLGGMSLLDSSVTSNAATMFLTFTPFDERAHHPELSQEAILGGLMGKFQSVREAMILAFPPPGIRGLGVAGGFEMKIEDRGGVGLNELQKVVTTMVESAAGQTSLARVQSTFRAGVPQIYVDIDRVKAKSLGVPLDSIFGTMQAALGSAYVNDFNKFGKTYQVRVQADQPFRLQPEDIRRLEVRNRDGQMIPLGTLATIRKTLGPQIVPRYNLYPSATINGSAAPGVSSGQALLLMEQMAATELPQSMGYEWTGMSFQEKRVGSQAVYVFALGVLMVYLVLAAQYESWLMPAAVIMVVPLALLGTVIAVSVRGMDNNIYTQIGIVLIIALASKNAILIVEFARELRAHGRSINEAAIEASRLRFRPILMTSFAFILGIVPLINATGAGAASRRALGTAVFGGMIAATVLAVFFVPVFYVLMQRLAEFGRKKPEGHLSSQPNAEPAMTAIHAAEDPAVVA comes from the coding sequence ATGATCTCGAATTTCTTCATCGAACGTCCGATCTTCGCGAATGTCATCGCGATCGTCACAATGCTCGTCGGCATCGTATCCCTGCAGGCGCTGCCCATCGAACAGTACCCGGAGATTACGCCCCCCACCGTGCAGGTGGCGGCGGTCTATCCCGGGGCGAACGCCGAAGTGCTGTCGGACACGGTCGCCGGTCCGATCGAGCAGGAGATCAACGGCGTCGAGGACATGCTCTACATGTCTTCGACCTGCTCGAGCAACGGCTCGTACACTCTGACGGTGACGTTCGAGGTCGGAACCGACCTCGACGAGGCGCAGGTGCTGGTGCAGAACCGCGTAGCCGTGGCGATGCCGCGCCTGCCGCAGGAAGTCCAGCGGCAGGGGGTGACCACCAAGAAACAGTCGACCAACATCACGCTGGTTGCCTCGCTGATTTCGCCCGACGGACGCTACGACGATCTCTACCTCAGCAACTTTGCGACGCTGCGGGTCAAAGACGCCCTGACGCGCGTCGAAGGCGTCGGCGACGTCCAGGTGATCGGCGGCGGAACGTACGGGATGCGGATCTGGGTCAACCCGGACGCCATGAAAGCGCGGAACCTCACGATGGAGGACGTGCTGGCCGCGATCCGCGAGCAGAACGTGCAGGTCGCCGCGGGACAGGTCGGCCAGGCCCCCACCCCCCGCGAACAGGGGTTTCAGTTCAACGTGTCGGTGCAGGGGAGGCTCAGCGATCCCGCGCAGTTCGGCGACATCATCATCAAGACGGTCAGCGATGACCGGTCCGGCATGCGAGTGACGCGCGTCAAGGACGTCGCCCGCGTGGAACTGGGGGCGCAGACCTACGACCAGTGGTGCGAAATCGCCGGCCAGCCGGCGGCCAGCCTCCTGGTTTATCAGTTGCCCGGCGCCAACGCTCTCCAGGTGGCGGAGAACGTCAAACACGCCATGCACGAACTCGAACGGAACTTCCCCGAGGGGATCGAGGCGATCATTCCCTTCGATACGACGATCTTCGTGGAAGAGTCGATCTACGAGGTCTATAAGACGCTGCTGGAAGCCGGTGTCCTCGTGCTGATCGTCATTCTGGTCTTTCTGCAGGACTGGCGGGCGACGCTGATTCCGGCGACGACCGTTCCCGTCACAATCATCGGGGCGTTCGCCGCGATGGCCGCCCTGGGCTTCTCGATCAATATGCTGACCCTGTTCGGTCTGGTGCTGGCGATCGGCATTGTTGTCGACGATGCCATCGTCATCGTCGAAAACGCAGTGCACCACATTGACCACGGGGGGCTCGATCCGAAGCGGGCCACGATCAAGGCGATGGGCGAAGTCATCGGCCCGGTGATGGGCATCACGCTGGTGCTGATGGCGGTGTTCCTGCCCACCGCGTTCCTGGGCGGCATCACCGGCCAGCTCTATCGGCAGTTCGCGCTGACGATCGCTGCCACTGCTGTCATCAGCGCCCTGAACGCCGTGACGCTCAAGCCCGCCCAGTGCGCAGTCTACTTGCGCCCGACTCCGACCAGGAAGAATTTCTTCTATCGTGGCTTCAACCGGGTCTACGGCTGGTTTGAAGGGATCTATACGGCGATTGTCACGGTCGCCGTTCGACAGACCGCCCTGGTGATGGTGTTGTTCCTCGGGCTGGTGGGGCTGACCGGCTGGTGGTTCGTCAAGTTGCCGACGGGCTTCGTGCCGACCGAGGATCAGGGCTACGCAATCGTCGCGATTCAGTTGCCCGATGCGGCGTCTCAGGAGCGGACGCGGGAAGTCACCCGCAGGGTCAACGCCATTCTCAAGGAAACCCCGGGCGTTCGTTCGTGGTTTCTTCTCGGCGGAATGTCGTTGCTCGATTCTTCCGTCACCTCCAACGCCGCCACAATGTTCCTCACCTTTACTCCCTTTGATGAGCGGGCGCACCATCCCGAGCTGAGCCAGGAGGCCATCCTTGGGGGACTGATGGGCAAGTTTCAATCGGTCCGCGAAGCAATGATTCTGGCGTTCCCCCCGCCCGGAATTCGAGGGCTGGGAGTTGCGGGCGGCTTCGAAATGAAGATCGAAGACCGTGGCGGCGTCGGCCTGAACGAACTGCAGAAGGTCGTCACAACGATGGTCGAATCCGCCGCCGGACAGACCAGTCTCGCGCGAGTCCAGTCGACGTTTCGCGCCGGGGTGCCGCAGATCTACGTCGACATCGATCGCGTGAAGGCCAAAAGTCTGGGGGTGCCGCTCGATTCGATCTTCGGCACCATGCAGGCGGCTCTCGGCTCGGCCTATGTGAACGACTTCAACAAGTTCGGCAAAACCTACCAGGTGCGCGTTCAGGCCGATCAGCCGTTCCGGCTGCAGCCCGAGGACATCCGGAGGCTGGAGGTGCGCAATCGCGACGGCCAGATGATCCCGCTCGGAACACTCGCGACCATTCGCAAGACGCTCGGGCCGCAGATCGTCCCGCGGTATAACCTCTATCCGTCGGCGACCATCAACGGTTCCGCCGCCCCGGGCGTCAGTTCCGGCCAGGCGCTGCTGCTGATGGAGCAGATGGCCGCGACCGAATTGCCGCAGTCGATGGGCTACGAGTGGACCGGCATGTCGTTCCAGGAGAAGCGGGTCGGCTCGCAGGCCGTCTATGTCTTCGCGCTCGGCGTACTGATGGTTTACCTGGTTCTGGCCGCCCAGTACGAGAGCTGGCTGATGCCGGCCGCCGTGATCATGGTGGTGCCATTGGCCCTGCTGGGGACGGTCATTGCCGTCTCGGTGCGAGGCATGGACAACAACATCTACACGCAGATCGGCATCGTGCTGATCATCGCCCTCGCCAGCAAGAACGCTATTCTGATCGTCGAGTTCGCCCGAGAACTGCGGGCTCACGGACGTTCGATCAACGAGGCGGCGATCGAGGCCTCCCGGCTGCGATTCCGTCCGATTCTGATGACGTCGTTCGCATTCATCCTCGGAATCGTGCCGTTGATCAACGCGACGGGCGCCGGAGCGGCCAGCCGTCGGGCTCTAGGGACGGCGGTATTCGGCGGCATGATCGCAGCGACGGTCCTGGCCGTATTTTTCGTGCCTGTGTTCTACGTCCTGATGCAGCGACTTGCGGAGTTCGGGCGGAAGAAGCCGGAAGGTCATCTCTCAAGCCAGCCCAACGCTGAGCCTGCCATGACCGCCATCCACGCCGCAGAAGACCCCGCTGTCGTCGCATGA
- a CDS encoding response regulator: MSRLADSPSPIHAQLLHGRVLVVDDNVDHRNMLMLFLVRAGADVVCAENGQQALEIVERTLRSDAKIDLVVTDLMMPGMNGTDLAEAVRDRGWTIPLIACSAAVMPEEQAACLSAGCNAFVPKPIRRMDFLETCAEWLR; the protein is encoded by the coding sequence GTGAGCCGTCTTGCAGACTCACCATCGCCGATTCACGCTCAGTTACTCCATGGCCGCGTCTTAGTTGTTGACGACAACGTGGACCATCGGAACATGTTGATGCTTTTTCTCGTGCGAGCGGGAGCTGACGTCGTCTGCGCCGAGAATGGTCAGCAGGCGCTGGAAATCGTCGAGCGGACTCTCCGTTCGGACGCCAAGATCGATCTCGTCGTGACCGACCTGATGATGCCTGGCATGAACGGAACGGACCTTGCCGAGGCCGTTCGCGACCGCGGCTGGACGATCCCCCTGATCGCCTGCAGCGCTGCGGTCATGCCGGAAGAGCAGGCCGCGTGCCTGTCGGCTGGCTGTAACGCCTTTGTTCCCAAGCCGATCCGACGAATGGACTTCCTGGAAACGTGCGCCGAATGGTTGCGATGA